The Juglans microcarpa x Juglans regia isolate MS1-56 chromosome 2S, Jm3101_v1.0, whole genome shotgun sequence genome has a window encoding:
- the LOC121252404 gene encoding LOW QUALITY PROTEIN: hydroxymethylglutaryl-CoA synthase-like (The sequence of the model RefSeq protein was modified relative to this genomic sequence to represent the inferred CDS: inserted 1 base in 1 codon; substituted 1 base at 1 genomic stop codon), whose translation MGWTLWSCCMQTVRYSFPNSSLKLIISSEGTAFLCAPTVDGKLSQTCYLIALDSCYERFCERFKKLEGRPFSISHAEYVVFHSPYNKVFTEWYMHMLFFSSFVDEAAREKLAPFSALSGNESYQSRDLEKATKQVAKSQYEVMVQPTTLIPKQVGNMYTVSLYAALASLIHKQHSSLAGKRVVMFSYGSGLTATMFSFQLREGHHPFSLSNIANVMNISGKLQAHVRFPPEKFVETXRLMQLXYGAKDSVTSKDSPVLFPGTYYLTEVDSVYRQFYTKKSDDIATNPYKASTFDNGSVVVAQWYLLA comes from the exons ATGGGGTGGACGCTTTGGTCTTGTTGTATGCAGACAGTGCG GTACAGCTTTCCTAACAGTTCTCTGAAATTGATCATTTCTTCTGAAGGTACAGCTTTCCTATGTGCCCCA ACTGTTGATGGAAAGCTATCACAAACTTGCTATCTCATTGCACTTGATTCTTGTTATGAACGATTTTGTGAGAG GTTCAAAAAATTGGAGGGCAGGCCATTTTCGATTTCACATGCTGAGTATGTTGTGTTTCATTCTCCATATAACAAGGTGT TTACTGAATGGTATATGCATATGCTCTTTTTCTCCAGCTTTGTTGATGAGGCTGCAAGAGAAAAGCTAGCCCCATTTTCAGCACTTTCTGGCAATGAGAGCTATCAGAGCCGGGATCTTGAAAAG GCAACTAAGCAAGTTGCTAAAAGTCAATATGAAGTGATGGTGCAGCCGACAACCTTAATCCCGAAACAAGTTGGTAACATGTACACTGTATCTCTTTATGCAGCACTTGCGTCCCTTATTCACAAGCAGCATAGCTCACTG GCAGGTAAGCGGGTAGTCATGTTTTCATATGGGAGTGGTTTGACTGCAACAATGTTCTCATTCCAACTTCGAGAAGGTCATCATCCTTTCAGCTTGTCAAACATTGCGAACGTGATGAATATTTCTGGCAAGTTGCAAG CTCACGTGCGGTTTCCTCCTGAGAAATTTGTTGAAA TGAGGCTCATGCAGCTTTGATATGGAGCGAAGGACTCTGTGACAAGCAAGGATAGTCCTGTCTTATTCCCGGGTACGTACTATCTCACCGAAGTTGACTCAGTGTACCGGCAATTTTACACCAAGAAATCTGATGACATCGCAACCAATCCTTATAAGGCTTCTACCTTTGATAATGGTTCAGTAGTTGTTGCTCAATGGTACTTGCTTGCTTGA
- the LOC121252405 gene encoding peroxidase 66, which produces MAVVFAPKAQSFTQTFLLFLMVSLSRAGLDAHYYGQTCPQAEKIILGAVYNASMHDPKVPARILRMFFHDCFIRGCDASVLLDSTSGNQAEKDGPPNISLRSFYVIDDAKTKLEMACPHTVSCADIVAIAARDAVTMTGGPYWNVLKGRKDGRVSKAAETINLPAPTFNVTQLIQSFARRGLGVNDMVALSGAHSLGFSHCSSFQARLHNFSSVHGTDPSMNDEFAENLRKKCPKPNKDRNAGEFLDSTSSTLDNEYYKRIMAGKGVLGSDQALVGDYRSRWIVEAFAKDQSLFFREFAASMMKLGNVGVIENGEVRLKCGVVN; this is translated from the exons ATGGCTGTCGTTTTTGCACCAAAAGCTCAGTCTTTTACACAaactttccttctctttctaaTGGTTTCATTGTCAAGAGCGGGGCTTGATGCTCATTATTATGGCCAAACATGTCCGCAAGCTGAGAAGATAATTTTAGGGGCAGTTTATAACGCATCCATGCATGATCCTAAAGTTCCAGCTCGAATCCTGAGGATGTTCTTCCATGACTGTTTCATAAGG GGATGTGATGCCTCTGTGTTGCTGGACTCGACTTCCGGCAACCAAGCAGAGAAAGACGGCCCTCCGAATATCTCTCTTCGTTCATTTTACGTGATCGATGATGCCAAAACTAAGCTTGAAATGGCATGTCCGCATACAGTTTCTTGCGCTGATATAGTTGCCATTGCAGCAAGAGATGCTGTAACCATG ACGGGGGGGCCGTATTGGAACGTACTGAAAGGTAGGAAAGATGGAAGGGTGTCAAAAGCAGCAGAAACCATCAATTTACCAGCTCCAACCTTCAACGTAACCCAACTCATTCAAAGCTTTGCCAGGAGAGGTTTAGGTGTCAATGATATGGTTGCTCTTTCCGGTGCTCACAGCCTTGGCTTTTCACACTGTTCTTCTTTCCAAGCCCGGCTGCATAACTTTAGTTCAGTGCATGGGACCGATCCCAGTATGAATGATGAGTTTGCGGAAAATCTGAGAAAGAAATGCCCAAAACCAAACAAGGATCGCAACGCGGGAGAGTTCTTGGATTCGACCTCGTCAACTCTTGATAACGAATATTACAAAAGGATAATGGCAGGAAAGGGCGTGTTGGGATCGGATCAAGCACTGGTTGGCGATTACAGGAGTAGGTGGATTGTTGAAGCATTTGCCAAAGATCAAAGTCTCTTCTTTAGGGAGTTTGCGGCTTCGATGATGAAGCTGGGGAACGTTGGAGTGATTGAGAACGGCGAAGTGAGACTGAAATGTGGAGTGgtaaattga
- the LOC121252406 gene encoding uncharacterized protein LOC121252406 — protein sequence MINCLKKENIEWIAMIMCRIWLRRNILIFENKFYSPKQVIQMANEGLEDYKSAQMSSTGSREAVVSHGLQKKWKKPGLDVVQANWDATLDMENKKMRVGIVFQDEEGEVLASVCDVKQHVDNLAVAESMTLWRAIEMCRELSFSYSKVIFEGDATVVINRINKEGED from the coding sequence ATGATAAATTGTTTGAAGAAAGAGAACATTGAGTGGATTGCAATGATTATGTGTAGAATATGGTTGAGGAGGAACATACTTATCTTTGAAAACAAGTTCTACAGTCCTAAACAAGTCATTCAGATGGCTAATGAGGGACTGGAGGACTACAAGTCTGCACAAATGAGCTCAACTGGTAGTCGAGAAGCTGTTGTTTCTCATGGATTGCAGAAGAAGTGGAAAAAACCTGGTCTAGATGTGGTTCAGGCAAATTGGGATGCGACTCTTGATatggagaataagaaaatgAGGGTGGGGATTGTTTTTCAAGATGAAGAGGGGGAGGTACTGGCTTCAGTTTGTGATGTGAAGCAACATGTTGATAATCTTGCAGTGGCTGAAAGTATGACTTTATGGAGAGCTATTGAGATGTGTAGAGAACTATCTTTCTCCTACTCCAAAGTGATATTTGAAGGGGATGCAACTGTTGTTATCAATAGGATAAATAAGGAAGGTGAAGACTAG